A single Ktedonobacteraceae bacterium DNA region contains:
- a CDS encoding response regulator transcription factor translates to MIRVFVLAPAPMMRAGLQTMLTTADIQVVGESAEPAGLLGTLPDIDVLVVADEKTLEDVARAIRSSRSGDIIAIVALSNSDEYAASILRSLSLSGWSIVPLDVSTAQLQAVIVAAAQGFVTLPAPAAERILGQSGQRVPVEAMHIDAPDEPLTSREREVLEMLSRGLSNKMIARRLSISEHTVKFHVSSIYTKLGAASRTDAVSRGVRRGLITL, encoded by the coding sequence ATGATTCGCGTCTTCGTTCTCGCGCCGGCGCCTATGATGCGGGCAGGCTTGCAGACGATGCTCACAACCGCGGACATACAGGTGGTGGGCGAGTCCGCTGAGCCTGCCGGCCTCCTTGGCACTCTGCCGGATATCGATGTGCTTGTCGTGGCGGATGAAAAGACACTGGAAGACGTAGCACGCGCCATACGTTCAAGCCGGAGCGGAGATATAATAGCTATCGTCGCGCTATCGAATAGCGACGAGTATGCTGCATCGATACTGCGTTCCCTGTCACTATCTGGCTGGAGCATCGTACCGCTGGATGTTTCTACCGCGCAGCTGCAGGCGGTGATTGTGGCAGCCGCGCAGGGATTTGTTACATTGCCAGCGCCTGCCGCGGAGCGCATACTGGGGCAGTCAGGCCAGCGCGTACCCGTTGAGGCGATGCATATCGATGCTCCAGATGAGCCGCTCACATCGCGCGAACGAGAAGTACTGGAGATGCTAAGCCGCGGATTATCGAATAAGATGATCGCGCGCCGGCTTTCGATCAGCGAACACACGGTGAAATTTCACGTCTCATCGATTTATACCAAACTCGGTGCGGCAAGCCGGACAGATGCTGTCAGCCGTGGTGTGCGGCGCGGCTTGATCACCCTTTAG
- a CDS encoding MFS transporter, whose product MSHILKPPCEDGVIQAAPEPKTVSGRLTSTGAVATALERTGNIGPWVLLATILGSSMAFIDGTVVNVALPVLQTDLRATVADVQWVVEAYSLFLSALILVGGSLGDLYGRKRIFAAGITLFTLASVVCGVAPTITFLIIARAIQGIGGALLVPGSLAIISATFDSKQRGQAIGTWSGFTSITTVLGPVLGGWLVQNASWRWVFFINVPVAVIVLTILFWRVPESYGEETSRRLDYPGALLATLGLGGIVFGLIQAGSTGFGDPEVLVALAVGAIALVAFLTVEARSRAPMVPLSLFRSPTFSGANLLTLLLYAGLGGALFFVPFNLIRVQGYTPTEAGAATLPMIIILFLLSRWSGGLVSRYGAKIPLVVGPVIAAAGFALFARPDIGGSYWTTFFPAAVVLGLGMAIAVAPLTTAVMGSVGPQRAGVASGINNAVSRTAGLIAIAVLGLVVLAVFGNSLDSHLATLSGSISQQVLQTIHAQRTLLVGIQIPSGISRQSHAALQQAINESFVASFRVAMFIASGLALASALSALLLIEGKPKSNVRP is encoded by the coding sequence ATGTCCCACATCCTGAAGCCGCCATGTGAAGACGGGGTTATCCAGGCTGCGCCGGAACCGAAAACCGTATCTGGCCGGCTAACCAGCACGGGGGCGGTGGCAACCGCTCTCGAGCGAACCGGCAATATCGGCCCCTGGGTTCTGCTAGCCACCATCCTGGGGTCGAGTATGGCCTTCATTGACGGCACCGTAGTCAATGTGGCGTTGCCGGTGCTGCAAACAGACTTGAGGGCAACAGTCGCGGACGTGCAGTGGGTTGTGGAAGCATATTCGCTCTTCCTCTCGGCCCTGATTCTGGTGGGAGGGTCGCTGGGCGATCTGTATGGACGCAAGCGCATCTTCGCCGCCGGCATCACGCTTTTCACCCTGGCCTCGGTAGTATGCGGCGTGGCTCCAACTATCACCTTCCTGATTATCGCGCGAGCAATTCAGGGTATTGGCGGCGCATTGCTGGTGCCCGGTAGCCTGGCCATCATCAGCGCGACGTTTGATAGCAAGCAGCGCGGGCAGGCGATAGGCACGTGGTCAGGCTTCACGTCGATCACTACGGTGCTGGGGCCGGTGCTGGGAGGATGGCTGGTGCAGAACGCTTCGTGGCGCTGGGTGTTCTTTATCAATGTGCCGGTGGCGGTGATTGTGTTGACCATTTTGTTCTGGCGCGTGCCGGAAAGCTACGGCGAGGAAACCAGCCGCCGGCTCGACTATCCCGGCGCGTTGCTGGCAACGTTGGGCCTGGGAGGCATTGTTTTCGGGCTGATCCAGGCCGGTAGCACCGGCTTCGGCGATCCCGAGGTACTGGTTGCCCTGGCAGTCGGCGCAATCGCGCTGGTTGCGTTCCTCACTGTGGAGGCGCGCAGCCGCGCTCCTATGGTACCCTTGAGTCTGTTCCGCTCGCCAACGTTCAGTGGCGCCAACCTGTTGACGCTCCTGCTGTATGCTGGACTGGGAGGGGCATTGTTCTTCGTACCGTTCAACCTTATCCGCGTGCAGGGCTATACTCCCACGGAAGCGGGAGCCGCTACCCTGCCTATGATCATCATCTTGTTCCTGCTATCGCGCTGGTCGGGCGGCCTTGTGAGTCGCTACGGCGCGAAGATCCCGTTGGTCGTCGGCCCGGTAATCGCGGCAGCAGGTTTCGCGCTTTTCGCGCGCCCCGATATTGGGGGCAGTTACTGGACAACGTTCTTTCCTGCCGCGGTCGTGCTGGGCCTGGGCATGGCAATCGCCGTTGCGCCGCTGACGACGGCGGTGATGGGCTCGGTGGGGCCGCAGCGGGCCGGCGTAGCCTCCGGCATCAATAATGCTGTATCGCGCACAGCCGGGCTGATCGCCATCGCTGTACTGGGGCTTGTGGTCCTGGCCGTCTTCGGTAACAGTCTCGACAGCCATCTGGCAACGCTCAGCGGCTCCATCTCACAGCAGGTTCTGCAAACGATTCACGCCCAACGAACCTTGCTGGTTGGCATACAAATACCATCCGGCATCAGTCGCCAATCGCACGCTGCTTTGCAGCAGGCTATCAATGAATCGTTCGTAGCGAGTTTTCGCGTCGCTATGTTCATTGCCTCCGGCCTTGCCCTGGCAAGTGCGCTGAGCGCCCTATTGCTGATCGAAGGGAAGCCAAAGAGCAACGTCCGCCCATAG
- a CDS encoding UBP-type zinc finger domain-containing protein — protein sequence MAKQCTHLNEIRDVTPSANGCEDCLKTGDTWVHLRICLECGHVGCCDSSKNKHATKHFHATHHPIIQSFQPGEDWRWCYVDEMMV from the coding sequence ATGGCAAAGCAATGTACGCATCTTAACGAGATACGCGACGTCACACCGAGCGCTAATGGTTGTGAGGACTGTTTGAAAACGGGTGATACCTGGGTACACCTGCGCATCTGCCTGGAGTGCGGGCATGTTGGCTGCTGCGATTCCTCCAAAAATAAGCACGCCACCAAACATTTTCATGCCACACACCATCCCATTATCCAATCATTCCAGCCAGGCGAAGACTGGCGCTGGTGCTACGTTGACGAGATGATGGTTTAG
- a CDS encoding ROK family protein — MTTQQGMFPHLHGTVAGNSGPLSSPATRITGKLLATQGYVVGIEISGSGSHQSLALADLQGQILHKVRLPLDYVPDTQTVLDMIDSMYNEVITPEKLQEGRILRVGVAVGGLVDASRGIVRTLHHAHSWNDFPLQDYLEQKLDIPCIIDNNANAAALAETRAGALYEEGESPRKTERIVLYVGLGRGIGGGLVVNGNIYHGATCTAGEIGHMIVKENGPKCSCGGYGHLEAIASAQAIARAMIGLSVEYPETEAAIRRVTGSRAERITVEQVFLLAGEGDKVAQRIVNDVHESLAIALANIVHLINPGVIILGGQVAQAGDLLITPLQARLDDLCLPASQPVRIIQGTLGSNANITGAVMLALQDI, encoded by the coding sequence GTGACTACACAGCAAGGGATGTTCCCACATCTACATGGAACTGTTGCCGGGAATTCTGGCCCTCTATCATCGCCTGCTACCAGGATTACCGGAAAGTTGCTGGCGACGCAGGGATACGTAGTAGGAATAGAGATCAGCGGTAGTGGCTCGCATCAATCACTTGCCCTGGCGGACCTGCAAGGCCAGATATTGCATAAGGTGCGTCTCCCACTCGACTACGTGCCGGATACGCAGACGGTGCTGGACATGATCGATAGCATGTACAACGAGGTAATAACGCCTGAAAAGCTGCAAGAGGGGCGTATCCTGCGTGTGGGTGTGGCCGTCGGCGGCCTGGTGGATGCCTCGCGTGGGATTGTTCGCACGTTGCATCACGCCCATTCGTGGAACGATTTCCCTTTACAGGATTACCTGGAGCAAAAGCTCGACATCCCTTGCATCATCGATAACAATGCCAACGCGGCTGCGCTGGCGGAGACACGAGCTGGCGCGCTGTATGAAGAAGGGGAATCCCCTCGTAAGACCGAACGCATAGTACTTTATGTTGGATTGGGACGCGGTATTGGCGGTGGATTAGTCGTCAACGGCAACATCTATCATGGCGCCACCTGTACAGCCGGGGAAATCGGGCATATGATCGTCAAAGAGAATGGCCCGAAGTGTTCGTGCGGAGGCTACGGCCATCTTGAAGCCATTGCCTCGGCGCAGGCAATTGCGCGCGCAATGATCGGACTTTCCGTTGAGTATCCAGAGACCGAGGCCGCTATCCGGCGTGTCACAGGCTCCAGGGCCGAACGTATTACTGTCGAACAGGTATTTCTCCTGGCAGGCGAGGGTGACAAAGTTGCGCAGCGCATCGTTAATGATGTACATGAGTCTCTGGCAATTGCGCTGGCAAATATCGTTCATTTAATAAACCCGGGTGTTATTATTCTGGGCGGCCAGGTAGCCCAGGCTGGCGATCTCTTGATCACCCCCTTGCAAGCGCGATTAGACGACCTGTGTTTGCCGGCGAGCCAGCCGGTGCGTATTATCCAGGGTACATTGGGTTCCAATGCGAACATTACGGGTGCGGTTATGCTAGCTTTACAAGATATATAG
- a CDS encoding protein kinase produces the protein METGRVISRRYLLEHPIQQGQICAVFSGMDQVLQRRVAVKVVPAAYIPTYQLAIKMTASFSHPNIVGIYDIVPESEAFYIVQEYVTGEDFPALLRAQLSPYEVADLGCQICKALIYAASPSRHTCHGDLTPGAIMRERSGLVRVNNFALPSDLSYFESWSPVGGSGVAISDRDQSWGQLTEGRRDDDTRAVGLLLYQLLTSRPAGATTVEPPPDGGLRFARGNPPELCETVARAVVRLHPQHISTPEALYENLKILADRFEPPILAPAHINSTYAHEEPLVAGYHAPANPGIAPRLATRDTEQPVQGLSSHHPEQQSIKLPAPPALAASPTVADFSHNPQLAHQAAYPELVVKKKGASPALLILVMGLVAFALFFLVGYFAGQFFFH, from the coding sequence GTGGAAACCGGACGGGTTATTAGTAGGCGCTATTTGCTGGAACATCCCATTCAGCAGGGGCAGATTTGCGCGGTGTTTTCAGGTATGGACCAGGTATTGCAACGCCGCGTTGCGGTGAAAGTTGTGCCTGCTGCTTACATCCCTACCTACCAGCTCGCTATCAAAATGACAGCCTCTTTCTCGCACCCCAACATTGTGGGCATCTACGACATCGTCCCTGAGTCTGAGGCGTTCTATATTGTGCAGGAATATGTAACGGGCGAGGATTTTCCCGCGTTATTGAGAGCACAACTTTCGCCTTACGAGGTCGCGGACCTCGGCTGTCAAATTTGCAAGGCGCTGATCTATGCAGCCAGCCCGTCGCGCCATACCTGTCATGGCGATCTCACACCCGGCGCAATTATGCGCGAGCGCAGCGGCCTCGTCCGCGTGAACAACTTTGCGCTGCCGAGCGACCTTAGCTACTTCGAAAGCTGGTCTCCTGTGGGCGGAAGTGGGGTAGCGATCTCAGACCGGGACCAGTCATGGGGGCAGCTGACCGAAGGACGCCGCGACGATGATACGCGCGCGGTTGGATTATTGCTTTACCAACTGCTCACTTCGCGACCGGCCGGGGCCACGACAGTCGAGCCGCCGCCGGATGGAGGTTTGCGTTTCGCGCGCGGTAACCCGCCAGAATTATGTGAAACCGTCGCGCGCGCAGTGGTACGCCTGCACCCACAACACATCAGCACTCCTGAAGCACTCTATGAAAACCTGAAGATACTCGCGGACCGTTTTGAGCCGCCGATTCTCGCTCCGGCACATATCAATAGCACCTATGCCCATGAGGAGCCGCTTGTCGCGGGTTATCACGCACCCGCGAACCCTGGCATTGCTCCCCGGCTCGCAACAAGAGATACCGAACAACCGGTACAGGGACTTTCAAGCCATCACCCGGAACAACAAAGTATCAAACTCCCTGCTCCGCCCGCGCTCGCTGCCTCACCAACGGTCGCTGACTTCTCGCATAACCCACAACTCGCGCATCAAGCGGCCTACCCGGAACTCGTTGTCAAAAAGAAAGGTGCTTCACCGGCGCTCTTGATCCTGGTGATGGGGCTGGTCGCATTCGCGCTGTTCTTCCTGGTCGGTTACTTCGCGGGACAATTCTTCTTTCATTGA
- a CDS encoding nucleotide pyrophosphohydrolase — protein MRTLVEVQQEVDHLVKEEWHSHYWHPLSSLARLAEEVGELAREINHRYGEKPKKAVEDESNLSAELGDILYIVASLANSVGVDLDSAFTEVMAKYRRRDAQRWTSDQNQ, from the coding sequence GTGCGCACGCTCGTAGAGGTTCAGCAAGAAGTAGATCATCTTGTCAAAGAAGAGTGGCACAGCCATTATTGGCACCCGCTCTCAAGCCTGGCGCGGCTCGCCGAGGAGGTGGGCGAACTGGCGCGTGAGATCAATCACCGCTACGGTGAAAAACCAAAAAAGGCCGTTGAGGACGAAAGCAACCTGAGTGCTGAACTGGGCGATATCCTCTATATCGTAGCTTCGCTGGCAAATTCTGTAGGCGTCGACCTCGATAGCGCGTTCACTGAAGTGATGGCGAAATATCGTCGTCGCGATGCACAACGCTGGACATCCGACCAGAATCAATGA
- a CDS encoding isoaspartyl peptidase/L-asparaginase family protein, which produces MPIAILVHGGAGTAAPERVEILQAGCKEAARVGWRILQSGGTALDAVEAAVRALEDNPDFNAGTGACLNTEGNIELDAGIMDGQALAVGAIAGVELIKNPIRLARKVLESPHVLLVGKGAIEFAREHGISQCAFEDLLTERQFQIWKSQQEARGGQEPRYHRREVGSITHQEEKHGTVGAVALDMSGRLAAATSTGGIFNKYPGRVGDSPLVGCGFYADEQAAISCTGDGEDFVRLLLAKRAADFVARGATAREAAEAAIAVLGEKATGRGGLIIVDRLGNLGFAWNSRNMSHAYMVEGLEEPVAGI; this is translated from the coding sequence ATGCCAATCGCAATTCTTGTTCATGGCGGTGCCGGTACTGCCGCGCCCGAGCGCGTAGAGATTCTTCAGGCCGGATGTAAAGAGGCGGCACGTGTAGGATGGCGTATTTTGCAATCTGGCGGCACGGCGCTGGATGCTGTGGAAGCGGCGGTACGCGCCCTCGAAGATAACCCCGATTTTAACGCGGGCACGGGCGCCTGCTTGAATACCGAGGGAAATATCGAACTGGATGCCGGTATAATGGATGGTCAGGCACTGGCGGTCGGGGCTATTGCCGGTGTCGAACTGATCAAAAATCCTATTCGCCTGGCGCGCAAAGTGCTTGAGAGTCCGCATGTTTTGCTGGTGGGCAAGGGAGCTATAGAATTTGCGCGCGAGCACGGAATATCGCAGTGTGCATTCGAAGATTTGCTGACAGAACGCCAATTCCAGATCTGGAAATCGCAGCAAGAAGCTCGTGGAGGCCAGGAGCCACGCTATCACCGGCGTGAGGTGGGATCGATAACGCACCAGGAAGAGAAACATGGCACAGTCGGGGCGGTAGCGCTCGACATGTCAGGCAGGCTGGCGGCGGCAACCTCGACCGGTGGCATTTTTAATAAATACCCTGGCCGCGTAGGCGATTCGCCGCTGGTGGGCTGTGGTTTCTATGCTGATGAGCAGGCCGCGATATCCTGTACGGGCGATGGTGAAGATTTTGTGCGCCTGCTGCTCGCGAAACGGGCCGCCGATTTTGTCGCGCGCGGCGCTACTGCGCGCGAAGCGGCAGAAGCTGCCATCGCGGTGCTGGGCGAGAAAGCTACCGGCAGGGGAGGCTTGATCATCGTGGACCGGCTAGGCAATCTGGGCTTCGCCTGGAACTCGCGCAATATGTCGCATGCCTATATGGTCGAGGGCCTGGAAGAGCCTGTCGCAGGTATATGA
- a CDS encoding zinc-ribbon domain-containing protein, producing MQRCQFCGAELSDDARFCGNCGRSPAPANSPGVSMAQGAPQASGLGRANPTSPFPAPASSQPSSPSSQFQTPFPQAPQFRPSPQSPAQDAQPPFPAQFQSSPQQPQQSPQQFRQFPQPGTPPPFSPAQPQQFQQSPQPGTPSQFPQQASRPSRGAIPPWLLIAIVAIIVIAIGGGAFALLHHSTSPSSQSNSSGASSNPATKFTPVSSCIANASHSANLTFSGAVSGNMVISSFMGCGPLTYQGQQGYVGNASGSIGHANYNFLFAALGYTGPGTYTFPKVATTLDQQGGNTPKSWVIDPTASNTITINSDGKSGTLSLHLIDPTDIAAKVGVTGSWSS from the coding sequence ATGCAACGTTGTCAATTTTGTGGAGCAGAGTTATCAGATGATGCGCGTTTTTGTGGAAATTGCGGGCGCTCGCCGGCACCCGCGAACTCGCCCGGCGTCTCAATGGCGCAAGGAGCACCGCAGGCGAGTGGTCTGGGGCGTGCAAATCCAACATCACCTTTTCCAGCACCGGCATCGTCCCAACCATCTTCACCCTCATCACAATTTCAAACGCCCTTTCCACAGGCCCCACAGTTCCGGCCATCACCGCAGTCGCCAGCGCAGGACGCTCAGCCGCCATTTCCGGCTCAATTCCAGTCGTCGCCTCAACAGCCCCAACAATCTCCCCAGCAGTTCCGGCAGTTTCCGCAGCCTGGAACTCCTCCCCCATTCTCGCCGGCGCAGCCGCAACAGTTCCAGCAGTCCCCTCAACCTGGGACACCCTCACAATTTCCACAGCAGGCCAGCAGACCCTCCAGGGGCGCCATTCCTCCCTGGCTGCTGATAGCTATCGTGGCCATTATTGTAATCGCGATTGGTGGGGGCGCATTTGCCTTGCTGCACCATAGCACCTCTCCCTCGTCTCAATCGAATTCTTCAGGCGCTTCGTCCAACCCGGCGACGAAATTCACACCCGTTTCGTCCTGCATAGCCAATGCCAGCCATTCAGCCAATCTCACCTTCTCTGGCGCAGTGAGCGGAAATATGGTGATCTCATCGTTTATGGGCTGCGGTCCTCTCACCTACCAGGGCCAGCAGGGCTACGTGGGCAATGCCAGCGGCTCCATCGGCCATGCAAACTACAACTTTCTATTCGCGGCGCTTGGCTATACGGGTCCCGGCACGTATACCTTTCCTAAGGTTGCAACGACATTAGATCAGCAGGGAGGCAACACGCCGAAGAGCTGGGTAATTGATCCAACTGCCAGCAACACGATCACCATTAATAGCGATGGGAAGTCAGGCACGTTAAGTCTTCACCTGATCGATCCCACAGATATCGCCGCTAAAGTCGGCGTAACCGGCAGTTGGTCAAGCTAA
- a CDS encoding DUF3592 domain-containing protein, with amino-acid sequence MNTSLLTAVSLTAGTMALIIAFVAYQIHQMQWLKHHGRRIVAMVTSIRHEMGKTSAGFTRDNYYVTATWTHPRTGKTYTFWTWMIDRVPNYEKGSLVPVLIDPNHPERFAMDL; translated from the coding sequence ATGAATACATCACTATTGACGGCTGTGAGCTTAACAGCCGGAACTATGGCCCTCATAATCGCGTTTGTCGCCTATCAAATACATCAAATGCAGTGGTTGAAGCATCATGGAAGACGCATTGTTGCGATGGTGACATCAATACGACATGAAATGGGAAAAACCTCAGCCGGTTTTACACGGGATAATTACTATGTCACGGCCACGTGGACTCATCCCAGAACCGGCAAAACCTACACCTTCTGGACATGGATGATAGACCGGGTTCCAAATTACGAAAAAGGAAGCCTGGTTCCAGTTCTGATTGACCCCAACCATCCAGAACGGTTTGCTATGGACCTTTGA
- a CDS encoding vWA domain-containing protein gives MYTNSGPNSASNQPAPTEQEKEPMLLLDTTGSMNYGTSENDPTPRKDTIREAISIIVARLAAADSQAAKEEEGGGLRTVTFADGRAFDIGDLNPNNLQQKWSQIRWAGGTRIMPGFNQLLKTYTDEFGSEPAAERPLLLALVITDGEADDTDTFQSTVARAAGSMYVVLAIIGYGPEHDRALRAYQQVEAQNAHVKVMSFGGETDPEKIANALFHMIE, from the coding sequence ATGTATACGAATAGCGGCCCGAATTCAGCCTCAAATCAGCCCGCCCCAACCGAGCAAGAGAAGGAGCCAATGCTCCTGCTCGACACGACGGGTTCTATGAATTACGGTACTTCAGAGAACGATCCGACGCCACGCAAAGATACCATCCGAGAGGCAATCAGTATTATCGTGGCTCGCCTGGCCGCGGCCGATAGCCAGGCCGCGAAGGAGGAAGAAGGCGGCGGCCTGCGCACCGTCACGTTCGCCGATGGACGGGCATTCGATATCGGTGATCTGAATCCCAATAACTTGCAGCAGAAGTGGAGCCAGATTCGCTGGGCCGGTGGAACACGCATCATGCCGGGCTTCAACCAGTTGCTCAAGACCTATACCGATGAATTCGGGTCGGAACCGGCGGCAGAACGCCCGCTCCTGTTAGCCCTCGTTATCACCGATGGTGAGGCTGACGATACCGATACCTTCCAGAGTACGGTGGCACGAGCAGCAGGGAGCATGTACGTGGTGCTGGCGATTATTGGCTATGGACCCGAACACGACCGGGCGCTGCGAGCCTACCAGCAGGTCGAGGCGCAAAATGCGCACGTCAAGGTGATGTCATTTGGGGGCGAGACCGACCCCGAAAAGATTGCTAACGCGCTCTTCCATATGATCGAATAG